The Paenibacillus sp. RC334 nucleotide sequence GGTAGTGCGTGGGGGTTTTTTGTATGCGCTAAAAAATATATTACCATTTCGGGGTGTTTCAAAGTGGTGTTTTCTGGTTAATGAAATGAGTATGGTTTTTTTTGGCATGGGATTTTTACGGTATTTAAAATTCTTAGGCAAAGGCGGGAGGCAATATGGAGTATTCATACTTGGGAAAGTCAGGCTTAAAGGTTAGTCGGTTGTGTCTGGGCACGATGAATTTTGGGCCGGAAACCGAAGAAAAGGAAGCGTTTAAAATTATGGATGCTGCGCTGGATGCGGGCATTAATTTCTTTGATACAGCCAATGTATATGGTCATGACCGCAAAGGGTGGACGGAGGAAATTATCGGACGCTGGTTTCAGCAGGGTGGCGGAAGACGCGAGAAGGTCGTGCTTGCGACGAAGGTATACGGGGATATGAAAAATGAGAACGACGGGCCGAACGCAGGATCAGGCTTGTCAGCTTACAAAATTCGCCGTCATTTGGATGCTTCTCTGAAACGTTTGCAGACCGATCATATCGAGCTGTATCAGATGCATCATATTGACCGAAACGTGTCATGGGATGAGCTGTGGGGTGTATTCGAGTCGGTTGTGGATCGGGGACAAGTTGATTATATCGGTTCCAGTAACTTTGCGGGCTGGCATATTGCTGTGGCGCAGGCCGAAGCGAAGGCACGCCGTTTTTTGGGGCTTGTATCCGAGCAGCATTTGTATAACCTGAATGAGCGTTCCGCCGAGCTAGAGGTATTACCTGCGGCCCAGGAGCTGGGACTCGGCGTTATTCCATGGAGCCCGCTGGCTGGCGGATTGCTGGGACGTAATGCATTGGCAGGTACAGGCTCGCGTAGCGCACGTTCCAAGGAAAAGATTGAACAAAATCGTGGGAAGCTGGAGCAATTTGCAGCGTTGTCCCGCGAGCTGGGCGAAAAGGAAGACGTGATTGCGCTGGCTTGGGTATTGTCTCATCCGGCCGTAACGGCTCCGATTATCGGCCCACGGACATTGGATCAGCTGGAGGATGCTCTGCGTGTGCCTGAGGTCAAATTGAGCGAGGATGTGCTTAGCAAGCTGAATGAGATTTTCCCTGGCCCCGGCAAACCTGCGCCGGAAGCCTACGCATGGTAATTTAGCATCCTTCCTATTAAAGACAAGAAGTGAATCGCAAAGAAGCAGCAGATCAGGAATATATCCTGGATCTGCTGCTTTTTTTACTAAATGCCCTGTCAAAACCTGAACGATAAGCGATCATGATCAGAATAGCCCTGCGCTAAACGTGATCTGTCTTTTTAGGCCTCATCCGAGGGAGGATTTTTATATCATGTGTACTATAACTATGCAGAATCATGCCGAGCATGATACCGAATAAAAAATCTTGAGCAGAAATGGATTGCGATTGTTCGATTTGCATGAGAATAATGCCGAGTAAAATAACCAAAGACATCATAAGTCCCTGAATGGGGATTTTCCCTCGTACTTTTAAAGGACCGTTCTCCGTTTGCACAATTTCAGAAAATAACGGGACAAGCAAAGAACCGGAAATAATGGTAATTTGCCACGTTCCAGCGATCAGCCAGCCTGGTGAATAAGCTGATGCGAAGCACAATGGAGCATAAAACAATCCAAACCCGACGAAGCTCCATAGAACCCAGGTCCACGCTTGTTCTCTCATGACGTTCCAAAGAGGTTTAAGCTTGTGTTGGGTCAAAACGATGACGAATAAAATGGGGAGCATAAACAGATATCGCAAAGAAGCACTCCATATCCAGCTCCCCCCTGATAGCTCCATTGACCGATTGAGAACAAAAGTAAAAGCAAAAAAGAAAGCAGCCAATACACCTAGCCAGATTGATCGCAAAACATTCACCTTATTCTTTAAGTATCGTTATTATCATATATTAATAACTTTTTATGATTCATTTCAAGGGCTTCTTCGCAGTTGACAAGGCGAAAGAGATCATGTATATTACTGAATGCCTATATTAATAGTAATTATTACGATTTAAAAAAGTATGATGAAGATGAGCATATATTAAAGGGAGCGTACCACCAATGAATAAGAAAGTAATACCGGTAACGGTGCTGAGTGGATATTTGGGGGCAGGGAAAACAACGATTTTGAATCATGTGTTAAACAATCGGGATGGAATGAAAGTGGCCGTGATCGTCAATGACATGAGCGAAGTAAACATTGACGCCGAACTGGTAAAAAAAGAAGGTGGCTTGTCCAGAACAGAAGAGAAACTGGTTGAACTGTCCAACGGCTGTATTTGCTGCACATTGCGTGAAGACCTGCTGCTGGAAGTCAAGAAGCTGGCGGAACAAGGCGAGTTTGATTATATTTTAATCGAATCTACAGGGATCAGCGAACCTGTGCCTATCGCTCAAACCTTTACGTACGCCGATGAAGGGACAGGCATTGATTTGGCTTCCCTGGCAAAGCTCGATTGTATGGTGACTGTGGTCGATGCGAACCGTTTCTGGCATGATTTTGAATCAGGAGAAACGCTGCTGGATCGCAGGCAGGCTACGGGAGAAGACGACACGCGTGATATTTCGGACTTACTGATTGACCAGATTGAAACCTGTGATGTACTGATTCTGAATAAATGCGATTTGGTTCAGCCCGCGGAGCTGGACAAACTTGAGGGCGTGCTGCGCAGATTGCAGCCTGAAGCCAGAATCATTCGTACTTCCAAGGGACAGGTCGCTCCTTCGGACATTTTGAACACGGGATTGTTTAACTTTGACAAGGCCAGCCAATCCGCCGGATGGATTCGTGAGCTGGAGCTAGAGAGCCATACACCGGAAACGGACGAATATGGAATCAATTCCTTTGTATATCGACGCAGAAGACCGTTCCATCCTGCCAGATTGGCTGAATTTATGAGCTACTGGCCGGAGGAGGTCGTTCGCGCCAAAGGTTTGGCCTGGATTGCGACCCCTCAGGACTGGGCAGCCAGTATCAGCCAGGCAGGGCCCTCTATTCAGTTCGGACCGGCAGGAAGCTGGCTTGCGGCGTTGTCCGAGGAAGAACGGCAGGAGATCGTCGCAGCCAACCCTGAAGCTCTGGACAATTGGGACGAGCAATGGGGTGACCGCATGAACGAAATTGTCATGATTGGTATCGGAATGAAGCAATCGGACCTGGAAATAGAACTGGATCAATGTCTACTGAACGATACGGAGATGAACATGGATTGGTCTGACTTTGAAAATCCCTTGCCGTGGTCAGACGGGCAATAATTATTTGTCTTTGAATTAAACAGGATGTATAGCTATTAATGTATTGATTACTAGCGAATCCATTCAGCAATGAAGTTCATACACTTTTTGGCGGCTGGAGCCATGTTCTTCAAAGAAGCAGCAGCAATACCAATGGAACGTGAATATGGCCCATCCAAAGGTCGAATACAAAGTTCATAAGGATTTTGAACTAAAATCATTTCCGGAAGAATACTTACGCCCAGTCCGTTTTGCACCATAGCCATAATGGCATGATCATCTTCTAATTCATATTTGATTTTCGGAGCAAGCTTGTGCTGTGAAAAAATTCTCCGTACATCGGTGTCGCAGCCAGAAGCAGGCATAATGAAGGACTCATCGAGGAGTTGATCCACACGTATGGTTGTTTGCTCCCGAAGCATGTGATTAGATGGCAGTACGCACAGCATTCTTTCTTTTTTTAGCGGCAGTACTTCCAGTACGTCTAAAGCAGGCAGATTAACGAAGCCAAAATCAGCTTCTCCGCTGGCTATCCAATTCTCAATGTTATGGTAGTTACCGTCGAGCAGTTTCAGTTCAATAAGTGGAAAATGCTCATTAAACTTTTGGATAATACCGGGCAACCACTGGATGGATACACTTGAGAACGTACCTATTTTGACGGTTCCGGTCTCCAGTCCTTTGATTAGATCGACCTCTTGATAAAGCCTTTCGTTCATTTGTACGATCTCTCTGAAATGCTTCATCAGACGTTCTCCATTGCTGGTCAATTTGATGCCTGAACGTCCTCTAATCAGAAGAGTCAAGCCCAATTCATGTTCCAAACCGGAAACAGCATGGCTAATGGCGGATTGTGTAAGCTTGAGAAGTTCTCCTGCTTTGGTGAAGCTTCTTGTTTCTACTACGCTAAGAAAGACCTTATATTTAAACAAATTCATGTGTCCTCCTACATTAAATGAAATATATTCATACATAGTATCATATATATTCATTTTTTTTATCTTAGTTTTGTGGTTATAATCGAACTTGAGGATTTTGCAAAATCCAGACTTAAGAAAAAAGCTGATAACCATTTCATTTCTGGGAGGTACCTATGAATTCAATTGCAAAAACGCCACAGCCCCCTTATTATGCTGCTATCTTTACTTCTGAACGTACTGAAGGAGATGGCGGATATGGAAAGATGGGAGACAAAATGGAGGAACTGGCTGCTGAACAACCTGGTTTTCTGGGCATGGAAAGTGTTCGTGACCAAAACGGAGTAGGCATCACGGTTTCTTATTGGGAATCCTTAGACGCTATAAAAAATTGGAAACAGAACGAGCTGCACAAGGTAGCACAGGAGAAAGGGAAAGCTGAATGGTATAAAACGTTTGGTTTAAGAGTGAGCAAGGTAGAACGAGATTATTTTTTTACAATATAAAATAGATGAAATGATTAAAGCCAAAGGGAGCGCCTTTTCAGCCATTTATGGCCTTGAAGACGCTCCCTTTGGGTTAACATGCTCGTATGCATATGTCATAGACTTGTATACTCAGGGTTCAGTTGGATTTATCGGCTTCATTTCCTGAATCGCTTGCTTTAAGCTTTGTGAGCATTGCTCAAAAAGCTGCTTGCTTTGCTGCTCACTGGAGCCCGTTGCCAGCTTTTGCAGTTCAGTCGTGCATTGTTCCAGCAGCGTCAGCACGGCTTGATTAGAGTCCTGTACCTTGGTCATCTGTACGTTATCGCTGTATTGGTCAATGTATAATTCCCCTTGCGGGTCCACCTGCGCGAAAAATACGTCTTTGACCGTCAGGCTCTTTTCTTTCAGCTTTGCATCCATCCATTGCTGAGTAATTCCCATGTATGCCATTTGCTGCTCCATGAGTTGTCCATCCATAATAATGGCTGTTGGTTCCTTCTCCGGTAGTTGCCGCATATTCAGATCCTTAGGCGTTAAGGGCTGCTTTTCTTTGGTTAACAGCACATTGACTTCACCGCTGGTCTCCATAAGGGCAAATTCTACGTCAGATACCTTGAATACATTCTTGCTCCGCAGCTGCTCCATGAGTTCATCCAGGGTGAGCCGTTCTTTTTTCAGATTGTCTTCTAAAATTTTGCCGTCCTTGATCAGGATTGTGGTTTTCCCATCGGCAAAATCTCTGGCCTTCTTGCTTTTAATTTGCAAAAATTCAATGCCCAGTGTCGTCAGAACCCATACCGCTAACGATATAGTGCCCAAGTACCAGGAGGACTCCCGTTCCAAAGGAATAGAAGCAGCCAGGTTACCGATCGTAATTCCCGTTATATATTCAAACAAGGAAAGCTGCGATACCTGACGTTTTCCGAGAATTTTGGTAATTAAAAATAATATAGCGATAGCCATTAATGTGCGCAAAGAAACCTCGGCCCAATCCTGCATATATTCAACCTCATTTCATTTCATTCTGCCGCAAGTGCGCTGATATTCCAAGCATGTCCGCACCAAGGTCCGTTTAAACTCCAATCCCTCTTATTTTAATTAACTCATCTGCCGTTAAACGATTTAAATAAGCATTTTGCAACAATCCCAAGAGCGATTTCAAATCAGCAATAGATAGATCGAAACGGTTTAGTTCGTCTATCTATTGTACTTTCGAGCGTTGGGAATCGAATGATGCAAAATGCTGAAATACTTGCCAGTATACAAAGAAACTACCGCATTAAAATTTTCTATCGTTGCATTATCAATGTCTATTACACAGGCGATTGACGGAAAAGGGTGGGCAGGATACATTATAACTATAATTCTCATTTAATTCATCGGGATTATAAACATTAAGTTCACGGAGGTATGTATATGTCATCCAAACCTAAAGTTGTATTGTGGAGTAAAACAGGCTGTCATTTTTGTGGAGAGATCAAATCGTATCTGGAATCCCAAAATCAGCCTTATGAAAATATTCAGGTGGACGGAAATGATGCCCTGCGTGACGTACTGGAGACTAAATATGGTGTTCGCTTTGTCCCTGTTGTTGAGGTAGGCGGGGATAACAAATATGAGGCGCTGCTCAACCCGGATCTGGAAGAGCTTGGGAAAGTGCTGGAAAGTTACAGTCAAGCGGTATAAGTAACGAAAAAAGGTCTGTAGCTACGCTGCTTTGTACAAAAATAACTTATAAAAGAATGCAGGCATAGCTGCCTTGAAACAAATGATTAGCCGTTGGGTAACAATAATTTTCAAGAGAGGTGTGAACAGTTCATGGCTAAAGACAGACAAATCAAATTTGGTGCCATTATTCACGGTGTTGGAGGTAGCATGACAACTTGGCGTCACCCTGAAGTGCCTGCGGACGCGAGTGTTAATTTTGAATTTTATAAAACACAGGCGCAAAAGGCAGAGGAAGGCAAGTTTGACCTTGTTTTTATCGCAGACGGTTTGTTCATTAACGAGAAATCCATTCCTCACTTTCTGAACCGTTTTGAGCCGATTACGATTTTGTCCGCTTTGGCCGGGGTGACGAAGCATATCGGGCTGGTTGGCACGCTATCGACTTCCTACAGCGAACCGTTTACAGTAGCACGCCAGTTTTCTTCCATTGACCATATCAGCGGAGGGCGTGCAGGCTGGAATGTGGTGACTTCCCCGCTGGAAGGCTCCGCTCTTAACTTTAATAAAGGCGAGCATCCATCGCATCCACAGCGTTACAAAATTGCGGAGGAATATTTGCAGGTAACCAAAGGACTGTGGGATTCGTGGGAAGAGGATGCGTTCGTTCGTGATAAGGAATCCGGCGTGTTCTTTGACCCTGAAAAGCTGCATACTCTGAACCATAAAGGCGAGTTTTTTTCTGTGCAGGGTCCGTTGAACATTGGACGATCCAAGCAGGGGCAGCCGGTTATTTTCCAGGCAGGCTCCTCGGAGGATGGCAAAAATCTGGCCGCCAAGGAAGCAGATGCTGTATTTACGGGACATGAAACGCTGGAGGAAGCGCAGCAGTTTTACCGTGATGTGAAGGAACGGGCGGTACGCTATGGCAGATCCGAAGAGGATATTGTCATCTTGCCGGGCATTTCACCGATTATCGGTAGCACGACGGAAGAAGCAGAGCGTAAGTATGAGGAGATTACCAATTTAGTGACGATTGAGGCTGCGTTAAAATTTTTGGGCCGCTTCTTCGATCATCATGATTTCTCACAGTATCCGTTGGATGAGCCATTCCCAGAGCTTGATGGTATCGGCAGCAATTCCTTCCGTAGCGGCACCGATAAAATCAAACGGACGGCCAAAGAACAAAATCTGACGCTGCGCGAGGTGGCATTACGTTCGGCAACACCTAGAACTGCGTTTATCGGTACAGCTGAACAGGTAGCGGATCGGGTGCAGGAGTGGTTTGAAAGAAAAGGAGCAGATGGATTCATTATCGGTTCTGATGTACCGTCGGGTCTGCATGATTTCGTAAATCTGGTGGTGCCTATCTTGCAGGAGCGCGGCATTTACCGTCAGGATTATGAATTTAGCACATTGCGTGAAAACCTGGGTGTGCCGATTCCTGAGAACCGCTACACAGCAGCTAAATCTAAAGTGAAGATAGACGCATAACAGAAGGAGGGAAAAGCATGTCTAAGGTTGTCATCCTGTCAGGCAGTCCGTCTACACAATCCCGTCTATACGGCTTGATTAACTATACGACCGAGCAATTGCAGCAGGCTGGAGCGGAGGTCATATTGCTGAATGTGGTCGACTTGCCAGCCGAGGATCTGGTGAGGGCTAACTTTAACAGTCCCGATATTACAGCAGCTCTTGCGTTGATTGCAGCAGCAGACGCCATTATCGTGGCTTCTCCCGTGTACAAAGCCGCCTATTCCGGCTTGTTGAAGATATTTTTGGATTTGGTGCCGCAGGAGGGGCTGCGAGGTAAGCCCGTACTTCCTTTATTTATCGGAGGCACGCTGGCTCACCTGCTGGTCATTGATTACGCTTTGAAGCCAGTGCTTAACGCGTTGGGAGGAAGACATATTCTCGGCGGTGTGTATGCGGTAGATCAGTGGGTTGAACGCTTGCCAGATGGAGCATACGGGCTGTCGGAGGAACTGGTTTCACGGCTGGATCGCTCTGTAAAAGAGCTGACGGAGCTATTAAAGTAATAAATATTTTCAATTTTTACATTGACAGGGCGTTCAGTGAGTTTTATGATACAAAAAAACCAAGTTAGCGCATTGGATAAAATGTATTTGAAACTCACTGGGGGACTTGTGTATGAATATCGAGAATATGGAAGCCTTTGTATACGTGAATCATTATGGCAGTTTTAACAAGGCGGCAGATGCGTTGTTCTTATCACAGCCCTCTGTCACAGCCCGGATCCAGACGCTGGAGCGCGAGCTGGAATGCAAGCTGTTCGACCGCCAAAGCAAGCAAACCATTTTGACGGAGGATGGACGAAAGTTTCTTCCTTATGCGGAGCAAATGCTTCAAGTGCTGCAAAAAGGGAAGCAAAAGCTTCAACAGCGCAAAAAAACTCCTCAGCAAATTCGAATCGGCTGCACGATATCGGTGTCGAACTATATCATTCCTGAGATATTAAAGCAGCTCCGCGCTCGTTATCCGGAGATTAACTACAAAATTGTGACGGCTACGACGGATCAACTGGTACATAAGCTGTTGAACCGTGAGGTAGACATTAGTTTTGTCCGTAAAGTGATGCATCCGGCCATTCGTACGCTTGCTTTTTATGAAGATCCCATTTCCCTGTATGTATACGACGGTCATCCGTTTATGAAGACTGGAAAGGCCAGCATACAGGATATTCAGCATGAAACGCTGGTGTTTTTTGAATGCGGATCATTGGACTGGATGAGGATTCATCGGTCTTTTGAATCACTGGAGCAACCGCCGGATATTGCCTTTCAGGTAGATAATGTGGTTACAGCCAAGAAGCTGGTGCTGGAAGAAGCGGGGATTGCCTTTTTGCCGGACGTTTGTGTGAACCGTGAGGTGAAGGATAAAAAACTGTTCCGCATTCATGTACCAGAGGTAGCCGGGGTGTCCATGCAGATTAGCATTGTGGCGACCAAAGAAGACTGTGCGGTGAGCTCGGATTTTGCAGATGCATTGACAGAAGGCTTTCGGGGGGCTGTTTTGTAAACCGTTTTTTGCAAATGTGAGGAGCTTGCAAAAATCCAGAATGTATGAAATGTTCTTTTCAAATATGCTTTTGATTTTTCAATGGTGTTATAGAAATGTTCTATTGCCTGGTGGATTGACGTAAATGAGCGCAGGTGTTAAATTAGTCACATCCTAAAACCGATTAAACTCATAGGAATTATTAATTAATGTGGCAGCTGCCATGTATGTCGCAAACTGCTGATATACAAAGAGACGAGGGGGATTCATATGAAAAAGTGGTTTGCAATGTTATCCGTTATGGCGATTATTCTGGTGTTGGCAGGCTGCGGCTCCTCTGATAATGCGTCTAACGCGTCTGGCGCGTCCGGTTCGAACGGAGACGTGAAAAAAATTATTGTAGGTACAGGCACTCAATTTAAAAATGTATGCTTTATTGACGAAAATGGAAATTTAACAGGCTTTGACGTTGAGCTGATCAAGGAGCTGGACAAGCGCCTGCCTCAATACGAATTTGAATTCAAAACGATGGACTTCGGCAATCTGCTGCTGAGTCTGGATGCCGGTAAAATTGATCTGGTATCGCATCAAATGGAAAAAAACCCGGAGCGTGAAGAGAAGTATCTGTTCAACAAAAATCCGTACAGTATTTTCCTGAACAGAGTCGCTGTAGCGAAGGATAACAATACCATTCAATCGATTGATGATCTGAAAGGCAAAAAGATACTTACCAGTCCGACCAGTAATGCGGCATATGTATTGAAGGAATACAACAAAACACACGGGGATGCCCTGAACATTGTTTATACAAGCGGTGCAGCCAATGATACGGTGCAACAGATTACGAGCGGCCGTATAGATGCTACCATTACGACAGACTTTGCGAACCGCTTTAACACCGATGAAAAAGGAGAAGTAGCCCTGAAAACCGTCGGTGATCCTTTGACTCAATCGGATGTATTGTATGTACTGAACAAAAATGAGCAAGGATTGGCAGATGATCTGGATAAAGCTATTCAGGAAGTGAAGGACGACGGTACATTGTCGAAGCTGAGCATCAAATGGCTTGGAGAAGATTTCACGAAGTCTCTGGATGATGTGAAAAAAGAAGGCACAAGCAGCAAGAAATAGGATAAGCTTGAATATTTCAGCGGTCAGGGTACCCCGTGTATTCTGACCGCTGATGTATAGGAAAGGAGGCAGGCATATGAGCAGAGAGTTTAATATCGATTATGTTTTTAGCTTTATCCCGAAAATGCTGTCTTATTTACACATCACATTGTTTATTGTGGCTAGCTCGCTTTTGTTAGGACTAATCATCGGCCTGCTGGTTGCGCTGCCTCGTATGTATAATATTCCTTTTCTCAAACGTGTCTCTCAGGTGTATGTTTCATTTTTTCGTGGAACACCTATTCTGATCCAGCTCTTTCTGGTGTATTACGGCTTGCCTGAGCTGCTGAAGCTGGTGAATATCAATTCCTCCAGATGGGATGTGTTGTGGTTTGCCGTAGCGACCTATGCGCTAAACAGCGGGGCCTTTATTTCCGAGATTATCCGATCGGGTGTAGAGGCGGTAGATCGGGGACAAATCGAGGCAGCACAGTCCGTCGGCATGTCAGGCTATCAGACTTTTACACGTATCATATTGCCGCAAGCGCTGGCTGTTGTGGTTCCGGTATTTTCCAATCTGGTGATCGCCAATTTGAAGGATACTTCGCTGGCGTTTACCATCGGAGCTATGGAGATGACGGGGAAATCGCAGACACTGGGTGCGGCTACCCAGCATTTTGTTGAAACCTATATCGCGTTGTCTCTTATTTATCTGGTGGTCAGCCTGATTTTGCAAAAACTGTTCAAGGTACTGGAAAATACGCTTCTCAAGCATGAGCATCGGGACACAGTCCAAAGCGAGCCCAAGAAACGAAAAAGTTTTGTGGTGCGTTATCTGAACCCCCGTCTTAGTAAAGGAGGCAAGAGCATATGAGTCTGGATTTTGGATTTATATATACGGCCTTTCTGGGGTTGTTCTCGGCGTTGCCCAACACGTTAATCATTACGGTGGTCTCCGTACTGGCGGGACTGGTCATCGGAATTATAACGGCTCTGGCCCGAATTTATAAGGTGCCTGTGTTGTCCCAGATTTCCCATGGCTACGTTACCTTTATCCGTGGTACGCCGATGCTGATGCATTTGCTGCTTATTTATTTCAGTTTACCTTTGTTCATTGATGCGGGAGCCAGGCATTTTGGCTGGTCGTTTCATTCTAAAGATGTTCCCTATATGGTATTTGCACTCATTTCGTTCTCGATTACAAGTGGCGCGTATATGTCCGAGGTGGTCCGTTCCGGGATTCAATCCGTAAACCGGGGGCAAATCGAAGCAGCCTATGCAGTCGGGATGACGACGTGGCAGGTGCTGCGGCGTATCGTGTTTCCACAGGCGTTCGTGGTCAGTCTGCCGAACCTGACGAATTCTGTTATTGGGATGCTTCATGGCTCTACGCTGGCCTTTACAGTTTCCGTCACGGAAATCCAGGCTCAGGCTGAAATTTTAGCATCTACAAACTGGAAGTACCTGGAGGTTTATATCGCGGCAGCACTGATTTTCTGGGGTTTGACGGTGCTGATTGAACGAATTTCCGGCTTGGTGGAGAAAAAAATCAATGTGTTTAATGGGGGTAGAGCATCATGATCCGTCTGCAAAATATAACGAAATCGTTCGGCAAGCACGAGGTGCTCAAAGGCATTGATTTAACTGTGAATAAGGGAGAGGTCGTTGTCATTCTCGGACCGAGCGGCTCGGGGAAAACGACGTTGCTGCGCTGCATCAATTATCTGGAAAAGCCGAATGACGGGGAGGTCAGCATTGGAGATTTTACGGTAAACTGCAAGCGACCTGCGAAGAAAGATGTTTTGGCTCTACGCCAAAAAACGGCCATGGTCTTCCAGCAATACAATCTGTTCAAGCATAAAACGGCGTTGGAAAACGTGATGGAAGGGCTTGTCGTCGTCCGCAAGGTGAAGCAGGAGGAAGCGAAGAAGATCAGTATCGAAGTGCTCGAAAAGGTCGGTCTGAGCGAAAAACTGAATCATTATCCGAGTCAGCTATCCGGCGGGCAGCAGCAGCGTGTCGGTATTGCGCGTGCATTGGCGCTGAACCCGGAAGTGATTTTGTTCGATGAGCCGACCTCGGCGCTAGATCCTGAACTGGTGGGAGAGGTGCTGTCAGTTATTCGCAAGATCGCGAAGGAAGGCATTACGATGATTGTCGTCACGCATGAGATGGGCTTTGCGCGGGATGTTTCCAATCACGTGGTATTTATGGATGATGGCCACATTATCGAAGAAGGCAGCCCGGACGACATTTTCAATCGTCCCCAAGAGGAACGCACGAAGCAATTTCTGAAACGGATTACACCGGAATATAACTATTCAATTTAGACGGGAGAGGGAGACATGAGTATTAAAATCGGAGTATTGGATCAAAGCCCTATACACGAGGGGGAAACGGCGGCACAGGCGCTTCGAAACACGATTAAGCTGGCGCAGCGTATAGATGAGCTGGGATTTTCACGCTTTTGGGTATCGGAGCATCATGATTCCGAGCAGGTTGCAGGCTCTTCGCCGGAGGTACTCATTTCTCATCTGCTGGCACGCACCGAGCGTATTAAAATCGGTTCTGGCGGAGTTATGCTTCAGCATTATAGTTCTTATAAAGTGGCCGAAAATTTCAATGTACTGGCGTCTCTTGCACCGGGTCGCGTAGATTTGGGCATTGGACGTGCGCCGGGCGGTCTACCGAAATCCACACAGGCGTTACAACGCAACGTGCATGATGCGCCTTCTCTTGAAGAAAAGATTGATGAAGTGAGCAGCTATATTCATAATATTCTGTCCGAAGAGGGACCGCTAGCAGGGCTACAGGCTAATCCGATTCCGGAAACACCAGCGGATATTTACGTTTTGGGTACAAGTACAGACAGTGCTGGAATTGCTGCACGTTCCGGGTTGCCCTACGTCTTCTCGCAATTTATCAACAGTAACGAACAGGTTGCACTGGATGCATTCCGCACG carries:
- a CDS encoding aldo/keto reductase codes for the protein MEYSYLGKSGLKVSRLCLGTMNFGPETEEKEAFKIMDAALDAGINFFDTANVYGHDRKGWTEEIIGRWFQQGGGRREKVVLATKVYGDMKNENDGPNAGSGLSAYKIRRHLDASLKRLQTDHIELYQMHHIDRNVSWDELWGVFESVVDRGQVDYIGSSNFAGWHIAVAQAEAKARRFLGLVSEQHLYNLNERSAELEVLPAAQELGLGVIPWSPLAGGLLGRNALAGTGSRSARSKEKIEQNRGKLEQFAALSRELGEKEDVIALAWVLSHPAVTAPIIGPRTLDQLEDALRVPEVKLSEDVLSKLNEIFPGPGKPAPEAYAW
- a CDS encoding GTP-binding protein, with translation MNKKVIPVTVLSGYLGAGKTTILNHVLNNRDGMKVAVIVNDMSEVNIDAELVKKEGGLSRTEEKLVELSNGCICCTLREDLLLEVKKLAEQGEFDYILIESTGISEPVPIAQTFTYADEGTGIDLASLAKLDCMVTVVDANRFWHDFESGETLLDRRQATGEDDTRDISDLLIDQIETCDVLILNKCDLVQPAELDKLEGVLRRLQPEARIIRTSKGQVAPSDILNTGLFNFDKASQSAGWIRELELESHTPETDEYGINSFVYRRRRPFHPARLAEFMSYWPEEVVRAKGLAWIATPQDWAASISQAGPSIQFGPAGSWLAALSEEERQEIVAANPEALDNWDEQWGDRMNEIVMIGIGMKQSDLEIELDQCLLNDTEMNMDWSDFENPLPWSDGQ
- a CDS encoding LysR family transcriptional regulator encodes the protein MNLFKYKVFLSVVETRSFTKAGELLKLTQSAISHAVSGLEHELGLTLLIRGRSGIKLTSNGERLMKHFREIVQMNERLYQEVDLIKGLETGTVKIGTFSSVSIQWLPGIIQKFNEHFPLIELKLLDGNYHNIENWIASGEADFGFVNLPALDVLEVLPLKKERMLCVLPSNHMLREQTTIRVDQLLDESFIMPASGCDTDVRRIFSQHKLAPKIKYELEDDHAIMAMVQNGLGVSILPEMILVQNPYELCIRPLDGPYSRSIGIAAASLKNMAPAAKKCMNFIAEWIR
- a CDS encoding antibiotic biosynthesis monooxygenase, with the protein product MNSIAKTPQPPYYAAIFTSERTEGDGGYGKMGDKMEELAAEQPGFLGMESVRDQNGVGITVSYWESLDAIKNWKQNELHKVAQEKGKAEWYKTFGLRVSKVERDYFFTI
- a CDS encoding DUF421 domain-containing protein, whose product is MQDWAEVSLRTLMAIAILFLITKILGKRQVSQLSLFEYITGITIGNLAASIPLERESSWYLGTISLAVWVLTTLGIEFLQIKSKKARDFADGKTTILIKDGKILEDNLKKERLTLDELMEQLRSKNVFKVSDVEFALMETSGEVNVLLTKEKQPLTPKDLNMRQLPEKEPTAIIMDGQLMEQQMAYMGITQQWMDAKLKEKSLTVKDVFFAQVDPQGELYIDQYSDNVQMTKVQDSNQAVLTLLEQCTTELQKLATGSSEQQSKQLFEQCSQSLKQAIQEMKPINPTEP
- a CDS encoding glutaredoxin family protein, which codes for MSSKPKVVLWSKTGCHFCGEIKSYLESQNQPYENIQVDGNDALRDVLETKYGVRFVPVVEVGGDNKYEALLNPDLEELGKVLESYSQAV
- a CDS encoding LLM class flavin-dependent oxidoreductase; protein product: MAKDRQIKFGAIIHGVGGSMTTWRHPEVPADASVNFEFYKTQAQKAEEGKFDLVFIADGLFINEKSIPHFLNRFEPITILSALAGVTKHIGLVGTLSTSYSEPFTVARQFSSIDHISGGRAGWNVVTSPLEGSALNFNKGEHPSHPQRYKIAEEYLQVTKGLWDSWEEDAFVRDKESGVFFDPEKLHTLNHKGEFFSVQGPLNIGRSKQGQPVIFQAGSSEDGKNLAAKEADAVFTGHETLEEAQQFYRDVKERAVRYGRSEEDIVILPGISPIIGSTTEEAERKYEEITNLVTIEAALKFLGRFFDHHDFSQYPLDEPFPELDGIGSNSFRSGTDKIKRTAKEQNLTLREVALRSATPRTAFIGTAEQVADRVQEWFERKGADGFIIGSDVPSGLHDFVNLVVPILQERGIYRQDYEFSTLRENLGVPIPENRYTAAKSKVKIDA
- the ssuE gene encoding NADPH-dependent FMN reductase, yielding MSKVVILSGSPSTQSRLYGLINYTTEQLQQAGAEVILLNVVDLPAEDLVRANFNSPDITAALALIAAADAIIVASPVYKAAYSGLLKIFLDLVPQEGLRGKPVLPLFIGGTLAHLLVIDYALKPVLNALGGRHILGGVYAVDQWVERLPDGAYGLSEELVSRLDRSVKELTELLK